In one Vulgatibacter incomptus genomic region, the following are encoded:
- a CDS encoding oligosaccharide flippase family protein produces the protein MPDASPEELVAVAPAPVAPSTGAAANGSVARSAFHLLSGQVATTLLSILLNAKLGRTLGATDFGLYFFLLTSTYFVNVFMEWGQGSILVRDVARRPDSTARFLGSALAIRVALAVPGTIVGTLVVRLLGYDLRTQLLMALTIVAFTPNSLFQTFGLVFRGRERMDLDARATVLNKVLHVGMVLAAFALGGHLLAVIVSLGIAAVITLGYAIAKSRELAFGRLRIEAQAVRHLMSHGTPVLGMAVLAQAQIYIETLLLSALGPAVVLGFYGAARTITNTLIMPASILITASYPRLSRALGDPAAMREEVANALRPVLILGILVASGTALFADVAIGVIYGKEGYGPAVTILQIMSPWLFLVFLNLLFASVLIIQGRATPIAAIRVVIMAAFALLAWHVIPLTEQRWGSAAIGLLAASLLAETVLLAASISLAPRGILSRRSLADLLRALFSAGAATAVVLALPVSTPIVRIPVFLLSFAAAAIACRLLGRADMEILRNALNRTNRL, from the coding sequence ATGCCCGACGCCTCCCCAGAAGAACTCGTCGCCGTCGCACCCGCGCCAGTCGCGCCGTCCACCGGAGCGGCGGCGAACGGCAGCGTGGCGCGCAGCGCCTTCCACCTCCTTTCGGGCCAGGTCGCCACGACCCTGCTCTCGATCCTCCTGAACGCGAAGCTCGGGAGAACCCTCGGTGCCACCGACTTCGGCCTGTATTTCTTTCTCCTGACGTCGACCTACTTCGTCAACGTCTTCATGGAGTGGGGCCAGGGATCGATCCTGGTCCGCGACGTCGCCAGGCGCCCCGATTCCACCGCCCGCTTCCTGGGGAGCGCTCTCGCGATCCGGGTGGCCCTCGCCGTCCCGGGGACGATCGTCGGGACCCTCGTCGTCCGCCTCCTCGGCTACGACCTCCGCACCCAGCTCCTGATGGCGCTCACGATCGTCGCCTTCACGCCGAACTCGCTGTTCCAGACCTTCGGCCTCGTCTTTCGTGGCCGCGAGCGCATGGACCTCGACGCACGCGCCACCGTCCTCAACAAGGTGCTGCACGTCGGGATGGTCCTCGCCGCCTTCGCCCTCGGCGGACACCTGCTGGCCGTGATCGTCTCACTTGGCATCGCAGCTGTGATCACCCTTGGCTACGCGATCGCCAAGTCGCGCGAGCTCGCCTTCGGCCGCCTACGGATCGAAGCCCAGGCGGTCCGGCACCTCATGAGCCACGGCACGCCGGTCCTCGGGATGGCGGTGCTCGCCCAGGCCCAGATCTACATCGAGACCCTCCTGCTCTCGGCCCTCGGTCCGGCAGTCGTCCTGGGCTTCTACGGCGCCGCCCGGACCATCACCAACACGCTGATCATGCCCGCCTCCATCCTGATCACCGCGTCCTACCCGAGGCTCTCGAGGGCGCTGGGCGATCCGGCGGCCATGCGCGAGGAGGTGGCGAACGCGCTGCGCCCCGTGCTGATCCTGGGGATCCTGGTCGCCAGCGGGACGGCCCTCTTCGCGGACGTCGCCATCGGCGTGATCTACGGGAAGGAGGGCTACGGACCCGCGGTGACGATCCTGCAGATCATGTCGCCCTGGCTCTTCCTCGTATTCCTCAACCTGCTCTTCGCGTCCGTGCTGATCATCCAGGGACGCGCCACGCCGATCGCCGCGATTCGAGTCGTGATCATGGCGGCGTTCGCCTTGCTCGCCTGGCACGTGATCCCGCTCACGGAGCAGCGCTGGGGGAGCGCCGCCATCGGCCTCCTCGCCGCGTCGCTCCTCGCCGAGACCGTCCTCCTCGCCGCGTCGATCTCGCTCGCCCCCCGCGGCATCCTTTCGAGGAGGTCGCTGGCGGATCTCCTGCGGGCGCTCTTCTCCGCCGGGGCGGCCACGGCCGTCGTCCTCGCCCTCCCGGTTTCCACTCCGATCGTCCGGATCCCCGTCTTTCTCCTGTCGTTCGCTGCCGCGGCGATCGCCTGCCGGCTGCTCGGGCGAGCGGACATGGAGATCCTTCGCAACGCGCTGAACCGAACCAACCGCCTCTGA
- a CDS encoding acyl carrier protein: MNVSSNIRSFISETFFVDDFADEDSFLQTGIIDSTGMMELVAFLEQSFEIKITDAELIPDNLDSLANLCRFVERKRSEAA, translated from the coding sequence ATGAACGTGTCTTCGAACATCCGCTCTTTCATATCGGAGACGTTCTTCGTCGACGACTTCGCCGACGAGGACTCCTTCCTCCAGACCGGGATCATCGACAGCACCGGGATGATGGAGCTCGTCGCGTTCCTGGAGCAGTCGTTCGAGATCAAGATCACGGACGCCGAGCTGATCCCGGACAACCTCGACTCCCTCGCGAACCTCTGCCGGTTCGTGGAACGCAAGCGCTCCGAGGCGGCGTGA
- the asnB gene encoding asparagine synthase (glutamine-hydrolyzing) yields the protein MCGIAGFALPIAPSPDERAAFAARLRRMVASLRHRGPDALNGLVLPGIALGHARLSIVDPAGGHQPMRDAGTGVTLVFNGEIFNHPELREALAPGYRFRTASDTEVLLAAFLEHGIDCVDELNGQFAFAIHDPRDGSLWLGRDRFGKLPLFYVHDRDCFAFASEAKALFAGDVVRPRLDARALFETLHLWGPSEARSAFDGVRSLPPGCVARVRGGELTIRRYWELDLADERIDHGLTLDRAADEVEELLEDAVRLRLRADVPVAAYLSGGLDSSLLCAIAQDQLGGTLQTFSVAFAHERYDERAFQAGVAAALETEHHSIAVEAPDIGALLPQVVEHAEATLLRTAPAPLLKLSGLVRDHGTKVVLTGEGADEVFLGYDLFKETRIRQFWARRPESSVRPLLFGRLYPYLDVSRQSPQLLRQFFGIGLDEPGALDFSHRVRWTNSGRIARFLSPAFREHLEGWDPVAELLGSLPARIREWRPLARAQFLEIRTLLSQYLLSSQGDRMLMASSVEGRFPFLDHRLAELSARLPDSFKLGGLKEKLVLRRIARGRVPAQVTARTKFPYRAPIAEALTGPRAPTWARELLGRDAVDSLGIFDGSKVERFLARLAARAQAPSDADDMVLAAVASTQLLAHRFLGEREIPRAQADSVKVCFA from the coding sequence ATGTGCGGCATCGCGGGCTTCGCCCTTCCGATCGCTCCGAGCCCTGACGAGCGCGCCGCATTCGCGGCGAGGCTGCGTCGCATGGTGGCGTCCCTGCGGCACCGCGGTCCGGACGCCCTGAACGGTCTTGTGCTCCCCGGGATCGCCCTCGGGCATGCCCGGCTGTCGATCGTCGATCCCGCCGGCGGGCATCAGCCCATGCGCGACGCGGGCACCGGCGTGACCCTGGTTTTCAACGGCGAGATCTTCAACCACCCCGAGCTCCGCGAGGCGCTGGCGCCGGGGTACCGGTTCCGGACAGCCTCCGACACGGAGGTGCTCCTTGCCGCGTTCCTGGAACACGGCATCGACTGCGTGGACGAGCTCAATGGGCAGTTCGCCTTCGCCATCCACGATCCCCGGGACGGGAGCCTCTGGCTCGGCCGTGACCGCTTCGGGAAGCTCCCGCTCTTCTACGTCCACGACCGCGATTGCTTTGCGTTCGCCTCGGAGGCCAAGGCCCTCTTCGCAGGAGACGTGGTCCGTCCGCGGCTCGACGCGCGCGCGCTCTTCGAGACGCTTCACCTCTGGGGTCCGTCGGAGGCACGCTCGGCGTTCGACGGCGTACGATCGCTCCCGCCGGGCTGCGTCGCTCGCGTGCGCGGCGGCGAGCTCACGATCCGGCGGTATTGGGAGCTCGACCTGGCCGACGAGCGGATCGACCACGGCCTCACCCTCGATCGCGCGGCAGACGAGGTGGAGGAGCTCCTCGAGGACGCCGTGCGGCTGCGCCTGCGCGCCGACGTGCCGGTGGCGGCGTACCTCTCGGGCGGCCTGGACTCCAGCCTGCTCTGTGCGATCGCCCAGGATCAGCTCGGCGGGACGCTCCAGACCTTCTCGGTGGCCTTCGCCCACGAGCGCTACGACGAGCGGGCGTTCCAGGCTGGAGTCGCGGCAGCGCTCGAGACCGAGCACCACTCGATCGCGGTCGAGGCGCCCGACATCGGCGCGCTGCTCCCGCAGGTGGTGGAGCACGCCGAGGCCACCCTCCTGCGCACCGCGCCCGCGCCGCTCCTGAAGCTGTCGGGGCTGGTGCGGGATCACGGGACGAAGGTGGTGCTCACCGGCGAGGGCGCCGACGAGGTCTTCCTGGGCTACGATCTCTTCAAGGAGACCCGGATCCGGCAGTTCTGGGCGAGGAGGCCAGAGTCGAGCGTCCGCCCGCTTCTCTTCGGGCGCCTCTACCCCTACCTGGACGTGTCGCGGCAGTCGCCGCAGCTCCTGCGCCAGTTCTTCGGGATCGGGCTGGACGAGCCGGGCGCCCTCGACTTCTCACACCGGGTTCGGTGGACGAACAGCGGGCGAATCGCGCGCTTCCTCTCGCCCGCCTTCCGGGAGCACCTCGAGGGATGGGATCCGGTGGCCGAGCTCCTCGGCTCGCTCCCCGCGCGGATCCGGGAGTGGAGGCCCCTCGCCAGGGCGCAGTTCCTGGAGATCCGCACGCTGCTCTCCCAGTACCTCCTCTCCTCTCAAGGGGATCGGATGCTGATGGCGAGCTCGGTGGAGGGGAGGTTCCCCTTCCTCGATCACCGCCTGGCCGAGCTCTCTGCGAGGCTCCCCGACTCCTTCAAGCTCGGGGGCCTGAAGGAGAAGCTCGTCCTGCGGCGCATCGCCCGCGGACGCGTGCCGGCGCAGGTGACCGCCAGGACCAAGTTCCCCTACCGCGCGCCGATCGCCGAAGCGCTAACGGGCCCGAGGGCGCCGACGTGGGCCCGCGAGCTCCTCGGCCGCGACGCGGTCGATTCGCTTGGAATCTTCGACGGAAGCAAGGTGGAGAGGTTTCTCGCGAGGCTCGCGGCGCGCGCGCAGGCGCCGAGCGACGCGGACGACATGGTGCTCGCCGCCGTGGCGTCGACGCAGCTCCTGGCGCATCGATTCCTGGGTGAACGCGAGATCCCTCGGGCGCAGGCAGACTCCGTGAAGGTGTGTTTCGCATGA
- a CDS encoding class I adenylate-forming enzyme family protein, producing MSTASAFVFDWVFEHARRSPDAPAVGTPSGWTSYRELAGAVRGLASRLEEGGVLPGAFVTLALPPGPAAVASATAIQALGACAVELNRQLDARTIEEVLAQTGARHAVVHLRDVEVWAQLARAHGFSRLFVVAPAAPSPRLQALLQGIDWTWVDEQTPGGGDSAWDAPVREAEAPALLVYTSGSTGAPRGVVQTHSNVHANTEAIGSYLGLTSADRALSILPLFYCFGRSILQTHLFAGGSFFFDHRFVYPKVVMEAVAEQRCSGFYGVPLTFELIRRHVDLRSIALDSLRYVAQAGGAMSPDTIRWAREVFAPAPLFVMYGQTEATARLSYLPPDRAADKAGSIGRGLDNVELRVVDATGRELAPRAVGELVARGPSITPGYFRAPAETAEILRDGWLWTGDLGWQDEEGFVFLVGRAKDMLKLAGHRVSAAELEHVLSEHPDVREAAVVGVPDAAGQEAAVAFVVAAGDASPDAGELRRFCRQRLPAFKVPREIRFVRELPRTASGKIAKAALREGLDDAILEGRVEAGSRAEGG from the coding sequence ATGAGCACTGCCAGTGCCTTCGTCTTCGACTGGGTCTTCGAGCACGCCCGCAGGTCGCCGGACGCGCCGGCGGTGGGCACGCCATCGGGTTGGACGTCCTACCGCGAGCTCGCCGGTGCGGTGCGGGGGCTCGCGAGCCGGCTCGAGGAGGGGGGCGTACTCCCCGGAGCCTTCGTGACGCTCGCGCTTCCACCGGGCCCGGCTGCGGTGGCCTCGGCGACTGCGATCCAGGCGCTGGGCGCATGTGCCGTGGAGCTCAACCGCCAGCTCGACGCTCGGACGATCGAGGAGGTCCTCGCTCAGACCGGCGCGCGCCACGCCGTCGTCCATCTCCGCGATGTGGAGGTCTGGGCCCAGCTCGCCCGCGCGCATGGCTTCTCGCGGCTCTTCGTCGTCGCTCCTGCCGCGCCCTCACCCCGGCTCCAGGCGCTCCTGCAGGGGATCGACTGGACCTGGGTGGACGAGCAGACGCCCGGCGGAGGCGATTCTGCGTGGGACGCTCCGGTCCGTGAGGCGGAGGCGCCGGCTCTCCTGGTCTACACCTCCGGAAGCACGGGGGCGCCGCGCGGGGTGGTCCAGACCCACTCGAACGTCCACGCGAACACCGAGGCGATCGGCTCGTATCTCGGCCTCACGAGCGCGGACCGGGCCCTCTCGATCCTGCCGCTGTTCTACTGCTTCGGTCGGAGCATCCTCCAGACCCACCTCTTCGCCGGCGGCTCGTTCTTCTTCGACCACCGCTTCGTCTATCCGAAGGTGGTGATGGAGGCCGTGGCCGAGCAGCGGTGCAGCGGCTTCTACGGAGTTCCCCTCACCTTCGAGCTGATCCGGCGGCACGTGGACCTCCGCTCGATCGCCTTGGATTCGCTGCGCTACGTCGCCCAGGCGGGCGGCGCGATGAGCCCGGACACGATCCGCTGGGCGCGCGAGGTGTTCGCTCCTGCGCCGCTCTTCGTGATGTACGGCCAGACCGAGGCGACGGCGCGGCTCTCCTACCTCCCTCCCGATCGCGCGGCGGACAAGGCCGGCTCGATCGGGCGCGGCCTGGACAACGTCGAGCTGCGGGTGGTGGACGCCACGGGACGGGAGCTCGCGCCTCGCGCGGTCGGGGAGCTCGTGGCGCGCGGACCCAGCATCACGCCGGGCTACTTCCGCGCGCCTGCCGAGACGGCGGAGATCCTCCGCGACGGCTGGCTCTGGACCGGCGACCTGGGCTGGCAGGACGAGGAGGGCTTCGTCTTTCTCGTGGGCCGCGCGAAGGACATGCTCAAGCTGGCAGGGCACCGGGTGAGCGCCGCCGAGCTCGAGCACGTCCTGTCGGAGCATCCGGACGTCCGCGAAGCGGCGGTGGTCGGCGTCCCCGACGCGGCCGGCCAGGAGGCCGCCGTTGCGTTCGTGGTCGCCGCAGGCGACGCGTCGCCCGACGCCGGCGAGCTCCGGCGCTTCTGCAGGCAGCGGCTTCCGGCGTTCAAGGTACCCCGCGAGATCCGTTTCGTTCGCGAGCTGCCGCGGACCGCGTCGGGAAAGATCGCGAAGGCAGCTCTCAGGGAGGGACTCGACGATGCGATTCTCGAAGGACGTGTTGAAGCTGGATCTCGAGCGGAAGGCGGCTGA
- the nadE gene encoding NAD(+) synthase translates to MRFSKDVLKLDLERKAAELAGALEEAVLRKLRRRGVVVAISGGIDSACVAALAVHALGPKRVFGLLLPERDSSPESTSYGRALCERLGIAFELHDIAPMLEAAGCYARRDAAVRSVFPEFTPDMPWKLVLGPSSLNVFYVVVRTPDGGERSVRLTPSAYLEIVASTNFKQRTRKMMEYFHADRLVYAVAGTPNRLEYDQGFFVKLGDGAADVKPIAGLYKTQVYELARHLGVIPEILHREPTTDTYSLEQSQEDFYFSVHHSQLDLILWAKNHGVPAEDVAQELALPTNQVESVFADIDQKRRTTAYLHAPPILLEAVRELESFALRPAGRPPAEVQSEAAASSLSVVS, encoded by the coding sequence ATGCGATTCTCGAAGGACGTGTTGAAGCTGGATCTCGAGCGGAAGGCGGCTGAGCTCGCCGGAGCGCTCGAGGAAGCGGTGCTCCGGAAGCTCCGTCGTCGCGGCGTGGTCGTGGCGATCTCGGGAGGGATCGACTCGGCCTGCGTCGCCGCCCTCGCCGTTCACGCCCTCGGCCCGAAGCGGGTCTTCGGCTTGCTCCTGCCCGAGCGGGACTCGTCTCCGGAGAGCACCTCGTACGGCAGGGCGCTATGCGAGCGCCTCGGGATCGCTTTCGAATTGCACGACATCGCTCCCATGCTGGAGGCCGCCGGCTGCTACGCGCGCCGCGACGCCGCGGTGCGATCCGTGTTTCCGGAGTTCACGCCGGACATGCCGTGGAAGCTGGTCCTGGGGCCCAGCAGCCTCAACGTCTTCTACGTGGTGGTGCGGACGCCGGACGGCGGCGAGCGGAGCGTGCGGCTGACGCCGTCTGCGTACCTGGAGATCGTCGCGTCCACGAACTTCAAGCAGCGCACGCGTAAGATGATGGAGTACTTCCACGCGGACCGGCTGGTGTACGCGGTGGCCGGGACGCCCAACCGCCTCGAGTACGATCAGGGCTTCTTCGTGAAGCTGGGCGACGGCGCTGCCGACGTGAAGCCGATCGCCGGGCTCTACAAGACCCAGGTCTACGAGCTGGCGCGGCACCTCGGGGTCATCCCCGAGATCCTGCACCGGGAGCCGACTACGGATACGTACTCGCTGGAGCAGTCCCAGGAGGACTTCTACTTCTCCGTTCATCACTCGCAGCTCGACCTGATCCTCTGGGCCAAGAACCACGGCGTCCCGGCCGAAGACGTCGCGCAGGAGCTCGCGCTCCCGACGAATCAGGTCGAGAGCGTCTTCGCGGACATCGACCAGAAGCGCCGCACGACGGCCTACCTGCACGCGCCGCCGATCCTCCTGGAAGCGGTCCGGGA